In Dermacentor silvarum isolate Dsil-2018 chromosome 2, BIME_Dsil_1.4, whole genome shotgun sequence, the following proteins share a genomic window:
- the LOC119440306 gene encoding acetylcholinesterase, which produces MKDSAKNPLVAMKLSVVPLVLSFACATSTVIVSTSEGRLRGRNSTILDKEIQVFLGIPYAKPPVGNLRFNKPQAPEPWHGVYDATSAKDSCMQPAFLEVFDIPTALSEDCLYVNVWTPLATARQRFPVLVWFHGGRFQVGSAYEPRYNGSALAALNDVVVVSCNFRQFILGFLDLSHTTAPGNLALWDQLAALQWVKRNIRVFGGDPGRVTVFGESSGAMLLHGHVLSPHSRGLFHRVFLMSGTMSTDSCMHSSSESIAAINTISKAVSCGTYDGSTNPDEVLDCLRNQPAQDLCAVKSVITRPTFENEFIPCRPSLAMEEGYFDPYDAMISVTANEGAFIFHRLSDKGLLKDDLNSYESERFRASLQSLVGVFFRGRAFSVAMDYMNKVHIDDKVALRNMVADMLGNHFFYCPTRVFAEKYSAKGNNVYAMVFGHRSEKSQLPEWFGATHLEEVPFVFGIPFLNQANYTDRDREFSADTMKMLASFARSGRPTLPDRKNWPKFTPEHPDFMWLQAGNYTIAEDFASAACDLWKQSL; this is translated from the exons AT GAAAGACTCAGCCAAGAACCCGCTAGTTGCAATGAAATTGTCAGTGGTGCCTCTCGTTCTCTCATTTGCCTGCGCTACGAGCACTGTGATCGTCTCGACAAGCGAGGGTCGCCTTCGAGGTCGGAACTCGACAATACTCGACAAAGAAATCCAAGTATTTCTGGGCATTCCGTACGCTAAGCCACCTGTGGGTAATCTGCGGTTCAATAAACCTCAGGCGCCCGAGCCGTGGCACGGAGTGTACGATGCAACAAGCGCCAAGGACTCCTGCATGCAACCTGCATTTCTCGAGGTTTTCGACATACCGACAGCGCTTTCCGAGGATTGCCTTTACGTGAATGTTTGGACTCCGTTAGCTACAGCCCGGCAGCGATTCCCCGTTCTAGTGTGGTTTCACGGTGGCAGGTTTCAGGTGGGGTCGGCCTACGAACCAAGGTATAACGGCTCTGCCTTGGCAGCGCTCAATGATGTGGTGGTCGTCTCTTGCAACTTTCGACAGTTTATACTGGGCTTCCTGGATTTGAGTCATACAACGGCTCCCGGTAACTTGGCGCTGTGGGACCAACTGGCCGCCTTGCAGTGGGTGAAGCGAAACATACGAGTGTTCGGAGGAGACCCGGGTAGGGTCACGGTCTTCGGTGAAAGCTCCGGTGCCATGTTGCTTCACGGCCACGTTTTGTCACCGCACAGTCGCGGGCTTTTCCACAGGGTCTTCCTTATGAGCGGGACTATGAGCACCGACTCATGCATGCACTCCTCGTCCGAGAGCATCGCTGCAATCAACACCATCTCCAAGGCCGTCAGCTGCGGCACGTACGATGGGTCAACCAATCCTGACGAAGTGCTCGATTGCCTCCGAAACCAACCCGCTCAAGATCTCTGCGCAGTGAAATCAGTGATAACGCGACCGACATTTGAGAACGAGTTCATACCGTGCCGACCTTCGcttgccatggaggaaggataCTTCGATCCCTACGATGCGATGATCAGTGTCACAGCTAATGAGGGAGCTTTCATTTTCCATCGCCTCTCCGACAAAGGGCTTCTTAAAGACGACTTGAATTCTTATGAATCGGAAAGATTTAGAGCTTCTTTGCAAAGCCTTGTCGGCGTTTTCTTTAGGGGGAGAGCCTTTTCCGTTGCCATGGACTACATGAACAAGGTTCACATCGATGACAAAGTTGCACTGAGGAACATGGTGGCGGACATGCTGGGTAACCACTTTTTCTACTGCCCGACAAGAGTCTTCGCAGAAAAATATTCTGCTAAGGGCAATAACGTATATGCTATGGTTTTCGGGCATCGTTCCGAGAAATCGCAGCTGCCAGAGTGGTTTGGTGCGACACATCTGGAAGAGGTGCCTTTCGTGTTTGGTATTCCGTTCCTGAATCAGGCTAATTACACGGACAGGGACAGGGAATTCAGCGCAGACACCATGAAAATGCTGGCATCATTCGCTCGAAGTGG GAGGCCTACTTTACCTGACCGTAAGAACTGGCCCAAGTTCACACCTGAACATCCAGACTTTATGTGGCTTCAGGCAGGCAATTACACCATCGCAGAAGATTTCGCCTCAGCCGCCTGCGATCTGTGGAAACAATCACTCTGA